A section of the Methanoregula formicica SMSP genome encodes:
- a CDS encoding L-lactate permease, with translation MDLAFLFLLAILPIILIFIGLVFLKQSGTLMAILGWLLTVVIAVIFFQTSLSVALAASWAGILSSFGISLMVLFTILQVTMMDLTGAISRITAYVKSIAAERYEQIMILNVGFGSFLVSIGATPVTMLPPIMMALGFSPLAAVALPCLGYDPLTSFSLLAVPITIPAAAFGFDAKALGCQVALFLPVISTGIALGMLWIADGFEGVKKGLFTALLAGLTLGFSAILFVAILPASAIGLVGVFSGLVTIIVLFLLRALRGKPIDAAPAIPLPEGSMPLWKAAFPWILLVSFAVIISIPLIQSGLYAILGPVQKVPVIADKVIDLKLLNQAYFWVVVSTLISAPFLVRNRTEAKDILSLWVKRAWSPTLAAMVFFAIAYVMDWSGRSVVGGTLSFLPGADALNMNAVIGLTLALTFGVGFPLISPLLGLFGSFISGSEASSNVMFYGIIDKSTNVLSLDFMPVYAAHATAGGVASGVAVAKIINAAAVIDKIGIEGEVVRRVAPVAVALTLTIGVMLCVMLAL, from the coding sequence GTGGATCTTGCTTTCCTGTTCCTTCTTGCCATCCTTCCCATTATCCTGATCTTCATCGGGCTCGTCTTCCTGAAACAATCGGGTACGCTGATGGCGATCCTGGGCTGGCTCCTGACGGTCGTCATTGCCGTGATCTTCTTCCAGACCTCACTCTCCGTTGCGCTTGCAGCATCCTGGGCCGGTATTCTCTCGTCGTTTGGTATATCACTCATGGTCCTTTTCACCATTCTCCAGGTAACGATGATGGATTTGACCGGGGCGATCAGCCGGATTACCGCATACGTCAAATCAATCGCGGCCGAGCGCTACGAGCAGATCATGATCCTGAACGTGGGATTCGGGTCGTTCCTGGTCTCGATTGGTGCCACGCCGGTCACGATGCTCCCGCCCATCATGATGGCGCTCGGCTTCTCCCCCCTTGCGGCTGTTGCCCTGCCCTGCCTCGGGTATGACCCGCTCACCTCCTTCTCGCTCCTTGCAGTCCCCATCACGATCCCCGCCGCTGCCTTTGGTTTTGACGCAAAAGCGCTTGGCTGCCAGGTGGCACTGTTCCTTCCCGTCATCTCTACCGGTATCGCGCTTGGCATGCTCTGGATTGCCGATGGATTTGAAGGTGTGAAGAAGGGGCTTTTCACGGCACTCCTTGCCGGCCTGACGCTCGGTTTCTCCGCTATCCTCTTTGTAGCTATCCTTCCTGCCTCCGCCATCGGCCTCGTGGGCGTCTTCTCAGGACTCGTGACTATCATCGTCCTCTTCCTCCTCCGGGCCCTGCGGGGAAAACCGATAGACGCTGCCCCGGCCATCCCCCTTCCGGAGGGCAGTATGCCGCTCTGGAAGGCGGCTTTCCCCTGGATCCTCCTTGTTTCGTTTGCCGTCATCATTAGCATCCCGCTCATCCAGTCAGGGCTCTATGCTATACTGGGTCCCGTGCAGAAGGTTCCGGTCATTGCCGACAAGGTCATTGACTTAAAGCTCCTCAACCAGGCCTACTTCTGGGTGGTTGTAAGTACGCTCATCTCCGCCCCGTTCCTTGTCCGGAACCGTACTGAGGCAAAGGACATCCTCTCGCTCTGGGTGAAAAGGGCCTGGAGCCCGACACTCGCTGCCATGGTCTTCTTTGCCATTGCGTATGTTATGGACTGGTCCGGCCGGTCGGTCGTTGGCGGAACCCTCTCGTTCCTGCCCGGTGCAGACGCCTTGAACATGAACGCGGTCATCGGACTCACGCTCGCCCTGACGTTTGGTGTTGGGTTCCCGCTCATCTCCCCACTGCTGGGACTCTTTGGATCGTTCATCTCCGGCAGCGAGGCCTCTTCGAACGTGATGTTCTACGGCATTATCGACAAATCGACAAATGTCCTCTCGCTTGACTTCATGCCCGTATACGCGGCGCATGCAACGGCCGGGGGAGTTGCTTCCGGTGTTGCTGTGGCAAAGATCATCAACGCGGCTGCTGTCATCGACAAGATAGGTATCGAGGGCGAGGTTGTCCGCCGTGTTGCCCCGGTGGCGGTTGCGCTCACCCTCACTATCGGTGTTATGCTCTGTGTGATGCTGGCTCTCTGA
- a CDS encoding ABC transporter substrate-binding protein has translation MKYSVLIIAALLIAAACIAGCTQQQASTQSSPAASQDTIKIGVIASLTGPASNVGTNMWQSAQVAAEKINAAGGVTVKDGAKKQVKLIVGDDESTQAGGQKAATKLITDDKVDILVGGYSSAVTSAYEQTIAEYKVPYIVTGASSPIITHRTDIDTSYVFHHCPTTDTYGEYTTTFIDEVVRAAVNKKLGTASDRPFRLAVLYQDTAFGKGVQTAVNNTITKKNLNIVLVSQQSFKMGESDFRTQLTAIKAAKPDAVYIAAFPNEGAPAIVQARRDISLNTIFLNVENNDNAQFYKDVGQYGEYGVIESRFSPYTAPAGAVATAQDGFKQAYYKKFGTYPDMMGASTYEGVFIAAEAIKSAGSTDKTAVRQALTTLKMPQVIEAMKDSTISFSSDFRESSFDLWMEQLYMDAAAGETRPKIVWPDNLKTTEFVLPSWYEAGSSV, from the coding sequence ATGAAATATTCTGTTCTCATTATTGCGGCCCTGCTAATCGCGGCCGCATGCATTGCCGGTTGTACACAGCAGCAGGCATCAACACAGTCCTCGCCCGCTGCATCGCAGGACACGATTAAGATCGGCGTCATCGCATCTCTGACCGGGCCTGCAAGCAATGTCGGCACCAACATGTGGCAGTCGGCGCAGGTTGCTGCTGAAAAAATCAATGCTGCGGGCGGGGTTACAGTAAAAGACGGCGCAAAAAAACAGGTAAAGCTGATTGTGGGAGACGATGAATCAACCCAGGCCGGCGGCCAGAAGGCTGCAACCAAACTCATTACCGATGACAAAGTCGACATTCTTGTCGGGGGATACTCGAGCGCCGTGACCTCGGCGTACGAACAGACCATTGCCGAGTACAAGGTGCCGTATATCGTGACAGGCGCATCAAGCCCGATCATCACGCACCGGACCGACATCGACACGAGCTATGTCTTCCACCACTGCCCGACTACCGACACCTACGGGGAATACACGACAACATTCATCGATGAGGTCGTCCGGGCGGCCGTGAACAAGAAACTCGGCACTGCATCCGACCGGCCGTTCCGGCTTGCGGTCCTGTACCAGGACACCGCGTTTGGCAAAGGTGTCCAGACTGCGGTAAACAATACCATCACAAAGAAGAACCTCAACATCGTGCTCGTCTCCCAGCAGAGTTTCAAGATGGGCGAGAGCGACTTCCGCACCCAGCTGACCGCGATCAAGGCGGCAAAGCCGGACGCAGTCTATATCGCGGCGTTCCCGAACGAGGGCGCCCCGGCCATTGTGCAGGCCCGGCGGGACATCAGCCTGAACACCATCTTCCTTAATGTCGAAAACAATGACAATGCCCAGTTCTACAAGGACGTCGGGCAGTACGGCGAGTATGGCGTGATCGAAAGCCGGTTCTCGCCCTACACCGCACCTGCGGGGGCTGTTGCAACGGCACAGGACGGGTTCAAGCAGGCGTACTACAAGAAGTTCGGGACCTACCCGGACATGATGGGTGCGTCCACGTATGAAGGGGTGTTCATCGCTGCGGAGGCAATCAAATCCGCGGGAAGTACCGACAAGACCGCAGTCCGGCAGGCACTCACGACCCTGAAGATGCCGCAGGTCATTGAAGCAATGAAGGACTCGACCATCTCGTTCTCGTCTGACTTCCGCGAATCCTCGTTCGACCTCTGGATGGAGCAGCTCTATATGGATGCAGCGGCCGGTGAAACGCGGCCGAAGATCGTCTGGCCCGACAACCTGAAGACAACGGAGTTTGTCCTGCCGTCCTGGTACGAAGCGGGAAGCAGCGTATAA
- a CDS encoding branched-chain amino acid ABC transporter permease, which yields MDEISIILQILFWGLYAGCIYILLATGLNLIFGVMKVVNFAHGEFLMVGAYITFTVFLLTGFNPYVILLLSMLALVGIGAVVERLCFRPILGTGKLNEIFLSIGLIYIFQNGAAMIWGDAWQSVKSPYDGITVPVGPLSVPLDYIIIMVVTALVLCGLYLFLKKTTIGMQMRATSQNRKGAMLVGIDVERIDVISFGLGCALAAAAGTLWVVSGQVFNPYMGAIPAVKAFAIIILGGLGSIPGAIIGGLLMGLAENGAAFLLGGIWKDAVSFIVLIVVLAIRPTGLFGGKEG from the coding sequence ATGGACGAGATCTCCATCATCCTCCAGATCCTTTTCTGGGGACTCTATGCCGGGTGTATCTATATCCTGCTTGCCACGGGGCTGAACCTGATCTTCGGCGTCATGAAGGTCGTCAACTTTGCGCATGGCGAGTTCCTGATGGTGGGCGCATACATCACCTTCACCGTCTTCCTTTTAACCGGCTTCAACCCATATGTCATCCTCCTCCTCTCGATGCTCGCGCTTGTCGGAATTGGCGCCGTGGTCGAACGGCTCTGCTTCCGCCCCATTCTCGGGACCGGCAAACTCAACGAGATCTTCCTCTCCATCGGCCTCATCTACATCTTCCAGAACGGGGCCGCCATGATCTGGGGGGATGCGTGGCAGAGCGTCAAGAGCCCGTATGACGGTATTACGGTACCAGTCGGCCCGTTGTCCGTTCCGCTTGATTATATCATTATCATGGTCGTGACAGCTCTGGTCCTCTGCGGGCTGTACCTCTTTTTGAAAAAGACGACCATTGGCATGCAGATGCGGGCAACGAGCCAGAACCGGAAGGGCGCAATGCTGGTCGGTATCGATGTGGAACGGATCGATGTCATCAGTTTCGGCCTCGGCTGTGCGCTTGCGGCGGCGGCTGGAACACTCTGGGTGGTGAGCGGGCAGGTCTTCAACCCGTACATGGGCGCGATCCCCGCAGTCAAGGCCTTTGCCATCATCATCCTTGGCGGCCTCGGGAGTATCCCCGGGGCCATCATCGGGGGACTCCTGATGGGCCTTGCCGAGAACGGCGCCGCATTCCTGCTGGGGGGGATCTGGAAAGACGCGGTCTCGTTCATCGTCCTGATCGTTGTTCTTGCAATACGGCCGACCGGGCTCTTTGGCGGGAAGGAGGGGTGA
- a CDS encoding branched-chain amino acid ABC transporter permease → MLTNISPSLRYVTALALIAALTLPFLTDNMFVVNLAVLMMIAIIFASAWNLLACSGQGSLGHAAFFGIGAYASTLVAVTLGITPFITIFMGAGVAAVIGILIGLTCVRLKEWFLAMVTFGFAIIVQTLVVSVLAPMTGGWDGIPSPRLVSPAIPGYQLIEYYAILLITIATIIAIWYIMRSKAGLAFLAIRENETEARAAGINPVRYRLIAFAISAFIAGIAGALQIHHIGYITPELFGVDNSFWPITYVILGGLGTIAGPVIGTVVLTVIWEGLKETGMTFARYVIIGIILILTIIFLPKGLVSLPEHLKEWKARKNGKTEILPSTGK, encoded by the coding sequence ATGCTGACGAATATTTCGCCGTCGCTCCGGTACGTGACTGCCCTTGCGCTCATCGCCGCATTAACGCTCCCCTTCCTCACCGACAACATGTTTGTCGTGAACCTTGCCGTCCTGATGATGATCGCCATCATCTTCGCTTCGGCCTGGAACCTTCTCGCCTGCTCGGGCCAAGGGTCACTGGGCCACGCAGCGTTCTTTGGCATCGGGGCGTACGCATCCACTCTGGTTGCTGTGACGCTCGGGATCACACCGTTCATTACCATCTTCATGGGGGCAGGAGTGGCTGCAGTCATCGGGATCCTCATCGGCCTTACCTGCGTGCGACTGAAGGAGTGGTTCCTTGCCATGGTCACATTCGGGTTCGCCATCATCGTCCAGACGCTCGTGGTCAGTGTGCTTGCGCCCATGACCGGAGGATGGGACGGGATACCTTCGCCCCGGCTTGTCAGCCCTGCCATTCCGGGCTACCAGCTGATCGAATACTATGCCATCCTCCTCATCACCATCGCGACCATCATCGCCATCTGGTATATTATGCGCTCGAAGGCCGGTCTCGCGTTCCTCGCGATCCGCGAGAACGAGACTGAGGCGCGGGCTGCCGGGATCAACCCGGTCCGGTACCGGCTCATTGCGTTTGCTATCTCCGCGTTCATCGCGGGGATCGCCGGGGCGCTCCAGATCCACCATATCGGGTACATCACGCCAGAGTTATTCGGTGTCGACAACTCGTTCTGGCCAATCACCTATGTCATTCTCGGCGGACTGGGCACCATCGCAGGCCCTGTTATCGGCACAGTCGTGCTGACGGTCATCTGGGAAGGGCTCAAAGAGACTGGCATGACCTTTGCCCGGTATGTCATCATCGGCATCATCCTCATCCTGACGATCATCTTCCTGCCAAAAGGGCTCGTCAGCCTGCCGGAACATCTTAAAGAATGGAAAGCACGGAAGAACGGAAAAACGGAAATACTTCCTTCGACTGGAAAATAA
- a CDS encoding ABC transporter ATP-binding protein yields the protein MLSVSHLNVFHGNLQVVWDLSFHVNKGELVTMIGPNGAGKTTTVETIAGLNKRATGSVVFDGQEVLGRPPYELFTRGLALVPEKREIFPSMPVIENLLLGGTQNPHREGALDRVFRLFPVLRERERQEAGTLSGGEQQMLAIGRALMSEPRLLILDEPSTGLSPLLTGQVFRALEHLGREGMTVLLLEQNVRNALAMCERGYVLENGRIVEEGKSKMLLNDPRIQKAYLGI from the coding sequence ATGCTCTCAGTCTCCCACCTTAATGTCTTTCACGGTAATCTCCAGGTAGTCTGGGACCTCTCGTTCCATGTCAACAAGGGAGAGCTTGTGACCATGATCGGCCCCAACGGCGCCGGCAAGACGACCACGGTCGAGACCATTGCCGGCCTGAACAAGCGGGCCACCGGATCGGTTGTGTTCGACGGACAGGAGGTGCTTGGCCGTCCGCCGTATGAGCTCTTTACCCGGGGTCTCGCTCTCGTTCCCGAGAAACGCGAGATCTTCCCGTCCATGCCCGTTATCGAAAACCTCCTGCTGGGCGGGACACAGAATCCGCATCGGGAAGGAGCCCTTGACCGCGTATTCCGCCTCTTTCCGGTCCTCCGGGAACGGGAGCGCCAGGAGGCAGGGACGCTCTCCGGCGGTGAACAGCAGATGCTTGCTATCGGCCGGGCGCTCATGTCAGAGCCCCGGCTCCTGATCCTTGATGAGCCTTCCACCGGCCTCTCTCCGCTCCTGACCGGCCAGGTTTTCCGTGCGTTAGAACACCTTGGCCGCGAGGGCATGACCGTCCTCCTCTTAGAGCAGAATGTCCGGAATGCCCTTGCCATGTGCGAACGGGGCTATGTTCTCGAGAATGGCCGGATCGTTGAAGAGGGGAAGTCTAAAATGCTTCTCAACGACCCCCGGATCCAGAAAGCGTACCTGGGGATTTGA